The DNA window GGATTAATTCTGAAGGTGTTTCTCTTGAAAATTTCCCTTTCCCTCCACAAATATAGATTCCCAGAGATTGTGAATTGGGATTGATGGAACGTTTCAAAGCGCCCATAACGGAAGTGGTAATCCCAGACGAATGCCAGTCCATTCCCATAACGGCTCCAAAACTCTGGAACCAGAAAGGATCTGCCAGGCGGCGAAGAACTTCGTCTTTACCATAATCCATCAGAATCACTTCGATAATGGAAAGTCCAAGTACAGACATGCGCTCATACAGCCAAGGTGGTACCTTGCCATAGTGAAGTGGTAAATCTGCTGTTCCTGAACGTTTCATTTCTGATGTAAAAAGCAAAGTTAGTTTTAAAATTTTAAAGCATTAATGATTTGAATCAATTTTAAATTATCCTGAAAAATCAGTAAATAACTATTTTTTTTCGATTTTTGTATGCTAAAACAGTAACCAGTTTTTAAATACATGAAAAATATAATTTCTATTATCCTCCTTTCTTTCTGTCTTTTTTCCTGTAATTCATTGGATAAAGATGAGTATGAAATACTGAACTTAACAATCAACAGATGTGTTTTTGTACAAACAGATATTGAAGAATTATCAAAAATTGCAGATGAACAAAAGATAAGTCTTGATGACGCTCTCAAATTTTCAGATGCAAAGAACAAAGATCGTCAGTATACGTACACTATATCAGACACCTTATACTCTCCAGACTTGCCTACAGATATCAGAGAGTCGCTACGCCGCTATGATATTTTTGATGAAGGCAAAAACAGATCAAATCAATCTGTTCTCATAGATTTTAATAAAATCAAACCTATTAAAGCAAAAAAAAGAATAAACTCTCCTGTAAAAGACAGCAATTATCTTGGAAATTTTAAGTTTCACAGGGTTCTTTTTGACAGAAGTGGAAATAGGGCTTATATTCAGGTAGAATCTCCCAAAAACTATCTATTCAATACGTTTGGGTTAATGTTGGAAAAAAAGAACGGAGAATGGAAGTTCAAAAATTAATTTCTACCGGTACCTTATTCGTCAGAGTGAAGTTTTAACGCACCATGTTTCTGCGCATCAAATTTTTCATTGAAAATAATTTTATTTCCAAACGGATCATTCACCGTGAAAGATATCGCATCATAAAAGGCTTTTTCCAGGCCGGGGCGGTTGTATTTGTAGTTTTTATCAATAAGTTCCTTATGATACTCTGCAATTCCTTCTCCCCAGATAAAAACACTGCTTCCGGGGCTTGCATCTCCATGATGTTCACTCAGATGAAGAACAATATTATCCTTTTTCACTTCCATGTAAACAGGTGTATTTTCATCAAAATGATGCTCCCAGGCAATTTCAAAGCCTAGCCAATCGATGTAAAACTCTATCGTTTTTTGATAATCAAAAATCCGAAGAACGGGGATAACTTGTTCTGCTTTCATATCAGAAAATGGTTTT is part of the Chryseobacterium lactis genome and encodes:
- a CDS encoding glyoxalase superfamily protein; its protein translation is MKPFSDMKAEQVIPVLRIFDYQKTIEFYIDWLGFEIAWEHHFDENTPVYMEVKKDNIVLHLSEHHGDASPGSSVFIWGEGIAEYHKELIDKNYKYNRPGLEKAFYDAISFTVNDPFGNKIIFNEKFDAQKHGALKLHSDE